TAGCCATGTCTGGAAGTATGCTCCTTCGCACCAATACTCCTGAATACCTGGAGTACAGAAGGAAACAAATTGATGAATTAACGCGTAAGGATCCAGTCTTTCGCGAGAAACGGAAAAATGCTTTGAGAAAGAGACTTAAGGGAGTTACCTCGAAATAGCCCCATAAAAAACAAAGTATCCTAGGAATCCCTCATTCCTGGGATATCTTATTAGGAGGAAAATGATGTTTTTGACAATCTTAGGTGTTTATTCACTGTTTATGTTGATTTTAATGTCGGCCGGAAGTGTAGTAGCAAACATGAAAAAAGGTCTGATGTTAAAGGATTTTTCTTTCATGATTGCTGGAGTACTACCAATCATTATTTATGTAATTATTATGCTAGTTAAAGGGTGGTAGAAATTGGAAATTTTTAAGCTAATGGGCTCAATCATGGTTGATTCCGACAAAGCCAACGACAGCATAGGTAAAACAGAAAAAAAGGCTGAAGGTCTTGGAAGTAAGTTTATGGGTGTAGCAACTACAGTAGGAAAAATGGGTCTTGCAGTGGGAACGGCCGCGTTAGCAGCTGGAGGAGCTATATTTGGACTAGCTAGTAAAAGCGGACAAGCAGCAGACCGGTTATTAGATTTAAAAGCCATCACTGGTATGTCCACAGATGAAATACAGCGTTGGGAGAAAGTAACCAAGGTTGCTGGAGTATCCACCGATGCAATGACAAACGCCTCTCAAAAACTAACAAAAACCCTTGATACCATGAGTGAAGGTACAGGGAAAGCAGCAGAAAGTGCGGAAGCATTAGGTTTTAGTTACGAAGAATTAATGGGTATGAATGCTGATGAACGAATGAATGCTATAACTGAAGCGTTGGCCGGTGTGGATGATACAACGGAAAGAGCAAAATTAGGTACGGATCTACTCGGTGGAGCCTGGAAGGATATAGCTCCTATTGTCGATATGGGCGCCGAATCTATGCAAAAGGCAAAAGATAGCGCAAATATCGTGAGTGAGGATGACTTGAATAAAGCCAATAACTTCAGGATTAAGGTTGAAGAGCTTAAAGATAGGTTCGGACACTTTGCCATGATGTTAGGGGTTCAAGTTGTACCAATAGCTGAAATGTTCTTGGATGTAGTCATGAAGATTGCCCCACACATTCAAAATTTTGTTGAACAGTCCATGCAGTGGATTGGTGTTTTCGTGGAGTATGTAAAAGCGTGGGTTTCCGATAATAAGGGGCAGATAAATAGCCTTGTGGAAGGCTTTAAGGCTTTTGTCGCTTATATTGTAACTTGGGTTAGCAATAACAAGGCATTAATCACGGAAATGTTTAATAACTACAAAGAGTATTTCAGTCTAATTCAGGAACTTGTCGGTGCTTTTGTTAGCTTGGTGAAGGGATTGTGGGATAGATTCGGAGCGGACATTTTAAAAATCGCAAAAATCTATTTTGATATGATCATTGGAGTGGTTCGCGGAGCATTCGATGTAGTAAAGGGCCTACTAAACTTTTTTATTGGATTATTCACCGGAGACTGGAAGCGAATGGGCGATGGAATTAAACAAGCTTGGAGTGGCGTGTGGGATGCCGTTGTTTCAGTAGTAAAAGGTGTTTGGGGCTCAATCTCAAGCTCTTTAAGCGTTATAGGAACGAATTTAGGAAATTGGTTCTCTGGATTAAAATCTGATGCGGTTCGTTGGGGTCAGAATATGATTCGAGGATTTATTGACGGTATCACGGCCATGATCGGTAAAGTTCGTGAAGCAGCATCAAGTGTCATGAGTAATGTGAAAAGCTTCTTAGGATTTAATTCCCCGGCAGAAGAGGGAGAAGGTCGCCACATTGTTAAATGGGGGGCTAACATGCTAGATGGATTTTTAGAGGGGGCAGAATCTAAAATACCTGATGCGAGAGGACTCATGAATAATGTGGTAGGCGAAATGAAGCCAAACACAGGCAGTGGAGGTACGGCGAGTAATTCTAATCGACCAATTCATTTACAAATTGACTTGAATGGATATACCATTGCTGAACAGATATATAAGGACATAGATATGTTAATGGAAAAAGAATTGTCTATGAACTTGTTTACTAAAGGAATCAAAATTTAATAAAGGTTCTTAAGAGTCGCTTTTATAGGGCTCTTTTTCAATTTTAGTTATTAAACAATTTTAAAAAAGCTCATTCACTAACTATTTAGGGGTCTTTAATAACGATTTAGTTAGTTTAATAACTGTTTATTTTATCTTTAAAAACCAGTAGTACCAAGGGTTTAAGTCACTTTTTATTGTTTATTAGTTACTTTAGTTATTGGGTTTTCTATTAATTTAAAAAATAAAAAAATAAATATATATATTAGTAGAGTTAATACCCAAACACCGATAACTAAAATAACTTTCGGGCTGAAGCCGTTGGGAGAGTAAGAGTGTAGCGATTTTCCTTTAGTAACTTTTAGTTAGTGAAAGGCAATTTAAGATATTTTTAATAACTTATTTTTCGATTAAACAATTCAAAATTTGACTTTTAATCTAAAAAAATATTAAAAATGTCTTATTTTTTTTCGAAAGGGATACAATATTGTTATAATAGGTCATGTGATCAATTGCATAGTAGGGTGAAAAGTGAAGCCCCAGTTTTTGAAAAGAAACGGGGGTGGCTGCGGATGAAACCATTTGAAACGTGGATGCTGGTTTTAACAGCAATGACATTCATGGCGATTTTGTTTACAGCCATAGCAGCAGTAGTAACTTTAGCTTTAAAATAGAAAGAGAAAAGCCACCCTACTAGAGACTGGCATCTCTATGATGTAGGGAGGCTTTTCAACGGGATTACGGGGCTTAACCGTACATTCTAAAATGTAATTTGGTCCAACCTTCAAACCAGAGTGTTCGCGCACTTCTGGTTCTTTTTTTAGTATATTTTATTTAATAAATATCATTCATAGGGTAACAGACTGTTACCTTTGTGTTCATTGTACACAACATTCATGATGAACGGCAACCAAAATGTTGACTCAGAGTCCACTTTTCGTAGTCCATTTTATGGAATGCTACTTTATAACCTCTTGTACCTTCCTTACCACATTCCCCACATTGTTATGTATGGATCTCCCTGAAAACCGAAGAACCTTCCATCCATGCTTTCTCAGATACGCGTTTTTTCGCATGTCATGGGCTTTTTGGCTTGGGGTAGAGTGATAAGGCTTCCCGTCGCATTCTATGGCTATACGGTGCCCTGGAAGCGCTAGGTCAATGCGATACCTTCCACATGGTACTTGTGTTTCTACTTCGAAGCCGTTAAAGGTAAGAGCATCGTATAATTTGCTTTCAATCGGTGATTCACATCCTGTGGACGGCCCACCACGCAAACGGAGATCCAGCAGCATGCCGAAAATAAAAATTAGGATGAAGCTTGAAATTACAATAAAGCCTGTCATGTTACCACCTCAAAACCTTGGTAGAAATGATGTAAGGACAAATTATCGTATATTTTATTTACCAAAGTTGCTATCAAGTTAAGTATCTTTATAGGGTTATCAAAGTAATGGGGTTTTAAACGCTGGTGCGAGTGGTTTTTTAATCCTGTTAGGAAAGACGAGTGAGAGAAGCGAGCGAAGGCGGACCGGTGCCCATCTTTGAAAGGTTTTATACATGAAATGCAAAAAAAAAATAAAAAAAATGACCGTCCGGTGAAAACTGTGGAGGGACGGTCAGAGGTATGGGTTAGAG
The genomic region above belongs to Sutcliffiella horikoshii and contains:
- a CDS encoding phage tail protein, yielding MEIFKLMGSIMVDSDKANDSIGKTEKKAEGLGSKFMGVATTVGKMGLAVGTAALAAGGAIFGLASKSGQAADRLLDLKAITGMSTDEIQRWEKVTKVAGVSTDAMTNASQKLTKTLDTMSEGTGKAAESAEALGFSYEELMGMNADERMNAITEALAGVDDTTERAKLGTDLLGGAWKDIAPIVDMGAESMQKAKDSANIVSEDDLNKANNFRIKVEELKDRFGHFAMMLGVQVVPIAEMFLDVVMKIAPHIQNFVEQSMQWIGVFVEYVKAWVSDNKGQINSLVEGFKAFVAYIVTWVSNNKALITEMFNNYKEYFSLIQELVGAFVSLVKGLWDRFGADILKIAKIYFDMIIGVVRGAFDVVKGLLNFFIGLFTGDWKRMGDGIKQAWSGVWDAVVSVVKGVWGSISSSLSVIGTNLGNWFSGLKSDAVRWGQNMIRGFIDGITAMIGKVREAASSVMSNVKSFLGFNSPAEEGEGRHIVKWGANMLDGFLEGAESKIPDARGLMNNVVGEMKPNTGSGGTASNSNRPIHLQIDLNGYTIAEQIYKDIDMLMEKELSMNLFTKGIKI
- a CDS encoding endonuclease domain-containing protein; translated protein: MTGFIVISSFILIFIFGMLLDLRLRGGPSTGCESPIESKLYDALTFNGFEVETQVPCGRYRIDLALPGHRIAIECDGKPYHSTPSQKAHDMRKNAYLRKHGWKVLRFSGRSIHNNVGNVVRKVQEVIK